A region of the Nocardia nova SH22a genome:
GACGCGGGCGCCACGGTCGGTGCAGGCACGGACCGCCGAGGTGAGTGCGGTCGAATCCTGTTGAGACCACAGGACGACGGTGGTGGGGGAGGTGATCCTGCCGAGCGTGTCGGCCACGGCATGGGTGGGTACGTCGGGGCCGAGCATGTTCGCCGGGACGGACCGCTCGGCCAAGGCGGCGCGCAGCACTTCGAGTGGGAGGGCGTGGGACTCGCCGCTGGTGCACGCCAGGACGATGGTGGCCGTTCCGGCGGCAGGTGGTGGGGGGAGCGTGCGGTGCAGCGCGGAGGTGATGCACCACGACAGCAGATGCTCGACATCGATGCATCTTTCCCCGGCGCCCTGCCGGGCGACGATATCGGCGAAAGCCTGGCGGCACAGGCGGTTCCAGGTGGAGATCACTCCGAATGTGCGGATATGGGCCATCAGGAACGAGGTCACGGCGGTGGTGTCGAGGGCGAAGGCGGCCGTGAGCAGCGGTGGATAATCGCCCTCGGCGAGTTCGGCGGCCCGGACGGTGTTCGCCGCACTCGCGGGGCTGGCTCCGCCGCGCACGAGGATGACCATTCGCTGCAGTATCGCGATATCGGCCTCGGTGTAGAGCCGGTGGCGGCCGGGCCGGTGCCCCGACGGGCCGATGTCGTAGCGCTGATTCCAGCTCCGCAGTGTCGCGGTGGGGATTCCGATGCGCTCGGCCACCGTGCCGATCGGGAAACCGGCCGGATCGCTCTCTGGTGCCGGGTCGGTGGACATGGCCGTCATTCTGCCTCTCCTGGGTGCGGATTCGACCGATGCATCGTTTGTGCATCGATATCTGCTAGCATAGCCGTCAGCGATCGAATCGATGCGTCAACCGACCGAGGAGTCTCCGTTGTACGAACGATCATCGACACCATCCGCTCATATCCGTTCTCGCTCGTGCGATCGAGGTGCGCCGGGCACTCGATGGCATGGCCTTCGGCGACGGCGTTCGATTCGCCGTCTACTCGGTGGCGCGGCACTGGCGACGTGTGCCGGAGCGGCCTCGATCGTCGGTACGGGACCGGCCGCCGCCGTCCCGGGGCAGCCCGCGCCGGTAGCCGAATTACAGCTCGATCGGTACGTCGGGACGTGGTATCAGCTCGCCGCCGTGCCGCAATACTTCAATCTTGCCTGCGCGCGTGATACCCGCGCCGAATACGCGGCCCTGCCGAACGGTGATGTCTCGGTACATAATTCGTGCACGACCTGGACCGGGTCGACCAACGACATCAGAGGCGCCGCCCGGGTACAGGATCCGCAGACGAAGGCGCAGTTGCGGGTGGCCTTCCCTGGTGTCCCGACCCAGGAGGATCTGAACGGACCGGTCAATTACATCGTCACCGCGCTCGGACCGGACTACTCGTGGGCGCTGGTCACCGATCCCGCCCGAGTGTCGGGGTTCGTGCTGTCGCGCGGGCCCGCGCTGAGCAGCGAGCAGTGGCGCGATGTGGTCGCGGCCATCGAGGCCGCGGGTGAACAACCCTGCCTGTACCTGACCAGCCCGACCACCGGCGGTCGCTCGGACATCGCGCCGCTGTGCCGGATGTGAGGGTCGAATCCATGACTGTCACGGTCGCCCTGTTCACTCGTGACCTGCGGGTTCACGATAATCCCGTGCTGAGTGCCGCCCATCGCGCCGGTGATGCTGTGGTGCCCTTGTTCGTGGTCGACGAATCGATGTTCGCCGGGCCGAACGCCTCGCCCAATCGCCTCCGGTTCCTCGCGGCGGCGCTGCGTGAACTCGACGACGAGTTACGGCGCATCGGCGGCAGGCTGATCGTGCGCCGGGGCAAGGTCGTCGACGAGGTCGAACGCGTCGTCTCGGAAACCGGCGCGGGCGGGGTGCACATCGCCGCGGAAGTCAGTCGCTTCGGAACTCGCCGGGAGCGACTGCTGCGCGAACGTCTCGATACTCGCGACTGCCGGGTGCAGGTCCACACCGCATCGGTGACGAGTGTGGACCCCGGCGGCCTGCGGCCGAGTTCGGGCCGCGACCACTTCGCGGTCTTCAGCCCGTATCTCCGGCGCTGGGAGGCGGCGCAGCGCCGGACCGTTCTGGGCGCGCCGCGGCACCTCACCGTTCCCGACATCGCGAGCGAGGATCCGGGCTCCGTCGGCCTCGACGCCGGATCGGCTTCGCCGCAGTTGCGGGTCGGCGGCGAGACGACAGGACGAAAACTGTTGCGCCGGTGGCTGTCCGGCCCGGTGGGTGAGTACGCGGACAGCAATGACGATCTCACCGCCGACGCCACCTCGCGGCTGTCGCCCTACCTGCACTTCGGCTGCCTGTCGGCCGGTGAAGTGCTCGCACGCATCGATATGTCCGATCCTGGTGGTTACGCCTTCGCCCGGCAGCTGGCCTGGCGGGATTTCCACCACCAGGTCCTGGCCGCCCGGCCCGACGCCGCCCACTCGGACTACCGGCCCGGCCCGATCGAGGTGCGGCCGGATGCACAAGCATTCGAGGCGTGGGCCGCCGGGCAGACGGGGTTCCCGATTGTCGACGCACCCATGCGGCAGTTGCGCGAAGAAGGCTGGATGCCGGGCCGCGCGCGGTTGATCACCGCGTCGTTCCTGGCCAAGACCTTGCGGGGCGGATGGCGCGGCGGCGCCGACCACTTCCGGTACTGGCTCGTGGACGGCGATCTCGCCAACAACCAGATGAACTGGCAGTGGGTCGCGGGAACGGGAACCGACACCCGGCCCAACCGGACGCTGAATCCCTTACGGCAGGCGCAACGGTTCGATCCCGACGGCTCCTACACCCGTCGCTGGCTACCCGAACTGTCCCGGCTGGACGGTGCAGCCATTCATCGCCCCTGGCGCGCGGACATCGATCCCGCGACCTATCCGGCGCCGATCGTCGAAGTACCAGGAATGTGAACCGGGGACGGGAGAGAACATGCGATGCGTGGTTTTCGGTGCCACCGGCTACATCGGCGGCAGGCTGGTGCCCGAACTACTGGCGGCCGGTCATCGGGTCCGCGTCCTGGCCCGGACACCGGCAAAACTCGACGAGGCGCCGTGGCGTGACAGCGTCGAAGTGGTGCGCGGCGACGTACTGCGGGAGGAGGACGTCGCCGCCGCGCTGGACGACTGCGATGTCCTCTACTACCTCGTACATTCGCTGACCCGAACTGATTTCGACGATGTCGACCGTCGTGCTGCCACCCTGGTCGCCGATCGGGCGGCCCGCGCCGGTGTGCGCAGAATCGTCTACCTGGGCGGGGTCGTGCCGGGCGGTCAGCGACTGTCGCGGCATCTGTCCTCGCGTGCCGAGGTCGGCCGGATCCTGCTCGCCGGATCCGTCCCGGCGATCGCACTGCAGGCCGCGGTGATCATCGGATCGGGTTCGGCCAGCTTCGAGATTCTGCGCTATCTCACCGAACGGCTACCGGTGATGGTCACACCGCGCTGGGTCCGCAACCGCATCCAGCCGATCGCGGTGCGCGACGTGCTCTACTACCTCACTCGCGCCGCCGAACTGCCGCCCGAGGTGCGCGGCGCGTTCGATATCGGCGGGCCCGACATCCTCACCTACGAGCAGATGATGCGCGGTTACGCGGAGGTGGCCCGCCTGCTGCGCCGGGTGATCCTTCCCGTACCGGTCCTCACGCCGTGGCTGTCCGCGCAATGGGTCAATCTGGTGACGCCGGTACCGAAGTCGATCGCGGTGCCGTTGATCGAATCGCTGATCAACGACGCCGTCTGCGCGGACAACGCCATCGCACAGCACATCCCGGCCCCGCCCGCCGGTCCGATCCGCTACCGGGAGGCCGTCGAACTGGCCCTGGCGCGAGTGCGGAACCTGGATGTTCCGACCCGCTGGTCGGACGCCGACCCGCCGCGCGGTGAACCCTCCGCTCCGCTGCCCACCGATCCGGCCTGGTCGGGCGGATCACTGTATGTCGATGTGCGCGAACGCCGTACCGCCGCGGACCCGGCGACCCTGTGGGCGGTCATCGAGGCCATCGGTGGCCGGAACGGGTGGTATTCGTTCCCGCTCGCGTGGTCGCTGCGGGGATGGATCGACCGGCTCGCGGGTGGCGCCGGATTGCGCCGCGGACGGCGCGACCCGCACCGGCTGCACACCGGAGAGGCGCTGGACTGGTGGCGGGTCGAGCGCATCGAACGGCCACGAATGCTGTTGCTACGCGCCGAGATGCGCGTACCCGGTCACGCCTGGCTGGAGTTGCGAGTGGAGGTGGACGAGCACGGCACGCTGTACCGGCAGCGCGCCCTGTTCGAACCGCACGGCCTGGCGGGGCACCTGTACTGGAAATCGGTCCTGCCGTTCCACGCGATCGTATTCGGCGGAATGACCCGCAATATCACCGGTGCGGCCGAGGCCAATCCACCACCCGGGATACCCGAGGCGAGCGATCCGGCGCCCGATCGCGCGATTCAAGAAAGGCGGTAGCTGTTCGACGCGTGCCGGATATGCATCGGAACCGATCCGTCCTGACAGCAGCCGCCGACCGGCATTGCCGCCGAGCAGCGGCCGCGCAGCATTTCCGTCGAGAGCGGTACCTGCGACCGGGCTCGCGCCATCGTCGATTTCATCGTGCACCGATACGAGAAGCTGTCCGGCGGAGCGGGGCAACGATGTCACGGTGGCGATGTCATCGATCCACGTCGGGTCCTATAGCCGGGAATCCACCCAGTCCCGGACCTCCCGGCGCATCAGCAGTGTCGTCGCGCCGAGCGGGAGACTCGACAGCAGCACCGTGAGGCCGAGCAGCGGAAGGGTTTCGGGCCAGCCGTCCGGCACGGTGGGCTCGGTACTGTCATCGTCGAAGTCGTCGCCGAACGGGTCGCCGAACGGGTCGTTGCTCGAATCGCCATCCGAGTAGCCCGAGGAATCGGAGTGGCTCGAGTGGGTGATCGACCCGCCGGTCTCCGATGACGGGTGCGCGACAGCTTCCTTGTCCAGCGGTGTCAGCAGGAACACCGCGATTGCCACGGTGAACGACACGCCCCAGATCCGCGCCATGCCGACCGCCAGCGGGCCGCCCCGCCACACTCGCCACATCCACGGAAGCGTGACGGCACCCAGCAGTACGAGCGCGCCCAGGACGAACGTGAATCCGATTCCCGCGCTGCCTGCGATCGAATCGGATCCGATCGTCATCGCGCCGACGATCTCCAGGAACCGGAACAGGATGGTCAGGACCAGGACCGGAACGAGCCAGATCGCCAGGATCAGTGCGATTCCCGCCGGCACTGTCGCCGGACGGGGCAGTGCCGGCGTGACCCGCGCGGGTAGGCCCGCGCGCACGAAGACGGTCTTCAGCGCGCGGCGTACGGTGCGCTGGGTGCGGCGCGCGAAGTCGAGGACGGGTACCCAGCCCGCGAGCACCTTGCCGTGCGGTGTCCAGTCCTCATCGAACCAGATCACCGCGCGCACCGAGTACGACTTCAAGACACGTTGGCGCAGATCGGGTTTCGGGTACTCCGGCAGTCCGCGGGGGAAGAATCCGCCCAGTGCCCACCGGAACCGCTCGTATTTCTCCCGGTCGTGACCGACGGTGAGGACCAGCCGGGTCGGTACGCCGCGTTCGATGATCCGCTCGACCTCCCAGGCCAGGTTCCGGCTCGAACCTGCCGCGAGTACAACGAGTTCGGCGCGGCCCAGTGCCGCCAGGACCTCGCCGCGCCAGGTCGCGTCGGCGGCGTAGGCGCGTTCCACGCCGAGTGGCGGCAAGGAGTCGGACGGGTTACCGAGGGCGACCATCCGGCCGAACGATGCCACGGCAGTGGCGATCTGCTGTTCTTCGGTGTGCAGATCGGCCGCGGTCAACGGCTGCCCGGTGAATATCGCTCGTAGCCAGAGGAATCGGGTGCCGATCGAGCGGTGAAATGCGGGGTCGTCCTTGAATTCTCTGAGGAACAGAACAATTCGCTCATCCCCGGGAAGGCCGCGCAGACTGTCCAGCACCGGCATCAGATGCCGGCGGCCGCGGAGAACCGCCCACGCACCGGCCAGCGTGAGTACGACGCTCGCGACCCAGATCCACGTGGTCGGCATCGTCGATGTCGTATCGGCATCGTCCTGGGCGGCGAAGCCGAATCCCGCGCCTCCGAGCGTGATCGCGACCCAGCCCAGCGTGTCGTACCAGCGGCCACGCCTCGGCGACTGCTCGACATCTGCCGGAGGGCGGGCTTGTCGCGTCGCGACGCCGGAGTGTGCCGCTGGGCTGCGCGGTGCGCTCATGAATACAACCCCCGTATTCTTTTGATGCCCTGTCCTTTTCGACGTATCCCGGAGGAGTTACCGGTCTCGTGGACGGGGAAACATCTCCGGTGGGATCGCAGCATCCGGGCGCCGTGATCGGACCCCGATTCACCCGCCGCGCGGGGCGACGGCGCGTGGCCGGATGAGAGTCCCCGACTCGTACTCCTCCATCGCGTGGGCCAGCCAGCCCGCGGTCCGTGCGACGGCGAAGATGGTCTCGGCCGCACCGGGAATCATGCCGAAGACGGTGGCGAGGACGGCGAGCCCGAAATCGCTGTTGATCGCGGGAAGTCTGCGCGCCCGCAGCTCCGCCGAAAGCGCGTCCGCCACAGCCGTTACCGGATGTGCGGGGGCGATGGCGCGGATCGTGTCCAGCAGGTAGCTGCCGCGGGCGTCGCCGGATCGGTACACCGCGTGTCCGGCGCCGGGAATGCGTTCGCCGCGCCGCAGGCGCTCGTCCACGGCCTTCGGAACCGCACGCGGGCCGGTGATGTCGGCGAGCATCCGCTCCACCGCCAGGGACGCGCCGCCGTGCATCGGTCCGCTCAGCACGCCCAGTCCGCAACCGACGACCGCGTACGGATCGGCACGCACCGAAGCGGCCACCCGGGCGGCGAAAGTGGAGGTCGCCAGTTCGTGATCGGCGAGCAGAATCAGTGCGGCGCCGAGGGATCGGAGTTCGCGCTCACCGGCGGGCGGGCTCGCGCACAGGCGTGACCACAGCAGCGCGGCCACGGACCGGCCGACCGGTGCGGACAGTTCCGGAAGGGCCTCGACCATCCCGCTGATCAGCGCCCGGGCGATCGTGACGACGGCGTCGGGTTCGCGCCGGAACCGCAGCGGATCGAGCTGGGCGCAGGTGAGCACGATGATCTGCAACCGGTCCAGGGGCAGGACTCCGCCGGGCAGCCCGGCCTGCGCCGCCCGCGCCGCCGCGACCGATTCCGCGTTCGGCCGCCAGGGCCCGCTGTCGGTGAGGTCGCCGCGCCACAACCATTCGGCGACGGCTTCGAAGGTCTGTGAGGCCGCCAGGTCCACGGCATCACGGCCGCGGAAGTACGGGCGGTCGCTGCCCAGGGTGGTGATCCGGGAGGCGATGGCGATCTCGGTCGGCGCCGGTGTGCGGCGGGGTTTCCCACGCCGGGCGAGCTTCTCGATCTCGGCCGGATCGAACAGGCTGCGCCTTCGGACCGGATCGTAGCGGCGGGTGAGCACACCCCGGCTGACGTAGGCGTAGAGCGTCGCGGGTTTCACGCCGAGGCGTTCGGTGGCGGTGGTGGTATCGATCCACTCCATGAGGTTGACGATAATCAATGTTGATTATGGTGCGACAGGGGCGCACGGTGTGTGCATGGACCTTGTCTCGCAATTCGAACTCCAGGCGAAGGCCTGTGACAAACTCGGCTCCCCGTTGTACGGCTCGTTGCTGCGCGATATAGCCCGCGATATCGGTGCGGGCGGGCCGTGCGCGGCGGTCCTGAGCGGATACGAGGAGATCGGTTTCGACGCGGCGCTGCCGCTGCGCCTGCTGGCCGGTGTGCACGCGCTCGTCTTGTCCGGTGGCGCAACCGATCTCGCGCCGTTCTATCCGAGTTCCGGCGCCGCCGTGCGTCCGCGCGATCCCGAGGAGGCGTGGATTCCGTTCCGGCGGGCGGTGCTCGAGCGGCCGGAATGGATCCGTGACTGGCTGACCCGGCCGCCGCAGACCAACGAGGTCGGCCGGGCGGTGCCGCTGCTGGCCGGACTGCTCGCGGCCGTGGACGCGTATCCGCTGCCGGTACGGCTGCTCGAACTGGGGGCCAGCGGCGGACTGAACCTGCGGGCCGACCATTTCCGCTGGGACAGTGCGGATATCGGCTGGGGGCCGCGGAATTCGCCGGTCACGCTCGCCGATGCCTGGCGGGGTGCGGCGCCGGGGTGGCTGGCCGGGGCGGTGCGACGGCATCCGCGCATCACCGTCGTCGAACGGCGCGGCTGCGACCCGACCCCGCTGGATCCGCTGTCGCCGCGGGACTCGCTGGCCCTGCGCTCCTATGTCTGGCCGGATCAGCGGGCGCGCGCCGCCCGGCTCGACGGTGCCCTGCGGCTGGCGGAGAAGATTCCCGCCGACATCGTCGTCACCGGAGCCCGGGACTTCCTCGCCGCCACCGAATTACAGTCCGGCACGCTGACCGTCGTCTGGCATTCGGTGATGCGCCAGTATGTGGACCCGGACGAATGGCGCGGTGTCACGGCGGAACTCGACCGTCTCGCCGCCGGATCGAGCCCGGATGCCGGATTCGCCTGTGTCGCTTTCGAACCCCAGAACAATTCCGACGATCGCAACGGCTTCCGGCTCACCGTCCGGATCGGTGCGGGGGAGCCGGTCGTCCTGGCCCGTGCGATGCCGCACGGAGTCCCGGCCTTCGAATGGGAGGGCGACCGCGCTCCGCTGGAATCCGTGATCTCATGAGCCGAAATCCTGTTCCCGCCGGGCGGTCGGCAATGTCCCCACCGGACAGTCGGCCACACCGACGGTGTCGCGGGTGAACGACTCCACCCGATGTTGCGCCTTGTCCGGATCCGTCACCCATTCCCGATAGAAGTCGAAGGGGCACTCGGCGATACCGCGATCACCGTCACCGGCCGCGTGCACGCCGGTATACCCGCGATGGAGCAGTTTGAACAGGTGGTTCTGCGACTGATCGTTCGCGCGGGCATCGCGAATCGCGGACACCGACAGCTGGGCGTATTGGATTCCGTATTCCTCCTCACCGGTCTCGCCCAAGGTGCGGCCGTCGAATCCGATGAGGGCGGAATGGCCGAAATAGGAATAGACGCCGTCGAATCCGGCGGCGTTGGCGACCGCGACATAGCAGTTGTTGGCCCAGGCCATCGCATTCGCCATCAGAACCTGCTGTTCCTTGGCGGGATACATGTACCCCTGGCATCGGACGATGAGTTCGGCGCCCTTCATCGCGCAATCGCGCCAGATCTCGGGATAGTTGCCGTCGTCGCAGACGATCAGTGAGATGCGCATTCCCTTGGGGCCGACGGTGACATGGGTGGTGTCGCCCGGATACCACCCCTCGATCGGGACCCAGGGCAGGATCTTGCGGTATTTCTGGACGATATCGCCGTTGTCGTCGATGAGGACGAGCGTGTTGTAGGGCGGTTTGCGCGGGTGCTGCTCATGGCGTTCGCCGGTGATCGAGAAGATGCCCCAGACCCCGGCGCGGCGGCAGGCATCGGAGAACACGGCGGTTTCGTCGCCGGGGACGGTCGCGGCGGTCTCGTACATCTCCTGCTCGTCGTACATGATGCCCTGGGTGGAGTATTCGGGGAATACCACCAGGTCCATACCGGGCAGCCCGGATTTCATGCCCACGACCATCTCGGCGATCGCTTTCGCGTTGTCGAGCACCTCGGCGCGGGTGTGCAGGCGGGGCATCTTGTAATTGACGACGGCCACGCCGACGGTATCGGGACTGGACGAGATGTCGCCGTGTCGCATGTGGGCTCCTTGGTGATATCGCGCGAAAGGCGCCGGTGTCGGCACGAGCGGTAGATCTTTCCGAATCGAACTGTTCGAGCCGAAGCTACGAAGAGGGTGAGGCACTGTCAAGGGCCGTGCGCTCGGTTTAACCGCTCGGTCACATGGCCGAAATCCGATTCCACCGCGATATTGGCGAAACGAAAAGTTCACGCGCGGTGCATGTTCCGGTAACGGCTCGAGTCGTAGATTCCTCCGCAGAAAATATTTCATCTGAAAGCAATCGGAGGCGTCCATGCCGCTGTATCAATTCGGCTGCCGCGGTTGCGGTGCGTTCGAGCGGACCTATCGCATGGCGGAGGCGCCGGACGCGATGCCGTGCCCGCGGTGCGAACGCCCGGCGGCGCGCCGTCCCGGTGGTGGTTTCGTGCGCCGATCGGCGGCCGTGCGGATGCTCGACGCGACGAAGCGCACCGCCACCGATCCGGCCGTCGTCGGCGCCGTACCGCCGGTCCGGACGCGCCGCCCGACGACCACCGACTCCCGCCACCGCAGCCTGCCCTGCCCCTGATCGAGAGGTGAATCATCATGCCCGAACTGGTTTTTCCGCTGGACTCCACCAAGAGATTCACCGATCAGGCGATCGTCGGCCACAATCGGTGGCACCCCGATATCCCACCGGCGGTCACGGTGAAACCCGGGGACGAATTCCGGGTTCACGTCCGCGAATGGTTCGACGGCGCGATCGTCAACGGCGATTCCGCCGCCGATATCCTCGACGCACCGCTGAGTACCGTGCACTGCCTGTCCGGCCCGTTCGCGGTGGAAGGCGCGCGACCCGGTGATCTGCTGATCGTCGACATTCTCGACATCGGGCCGATCCCGCAGGAGGATTCGGGGCCGCTGGCCGGGCAGGGCTGGGGCTACACCGGCATCTTCGCGACCGACAACGGTGGCGGATTCCTCACCGAGCAGTTTCCCGATGCCTACAAGGCGATCTGGGATTTCAGCGGCCACACCGCCACGTCCCGGCACATTCCGGGGGTGAGCTTCACCGGGATTCAGCATCCGGGCCTGATGGGCACCGCACCCTCACCCGGTCTGCTGTCGACCTGGAATGCGCGCGAGGCGGCACTGATCGCCACCGACCCCGAGCGGGTGCCGCCCCTGGCACTGCCGCCGGAACCGCGCGATGCCGTCCTCGGTTCGCTCACCGGAGCCGAGTACGACCGGGTCGCCGCCGAGGCCGCGCGGACCGCGCCACCGCGCGAGAACGGTGGTAACCAGGACATCAAGAACTTCACCCGGGGCAGTCGGGTGTTCTATCCCGTTTTCGTGGACGGCGCGAATCTCTCGGTGGGGGATCTGCACTTCTCCCAGGGGGACGGCGAGATCACCTTCTGCGGTGCGATCGAGATGGGCGGATACATCGATCTGCGGGTGGATGTGATCAAGGACGGGATGAGCCGCTACGGCGTCACCGAGAACGCGATCTTCCTGCCCGGCAACGAGGGGCCGGTGTACTCGCAGTGGCTGGCGTTCTCGGGCACCTCGGTGACCCTCGACGGCGAACAGCGGTATCTGGATTCGCAATTGGCGTTCCAGCGCGCGTGCCTGCACGCCATCGACTACCTGAGCTCATTCGGCTACAGCCGCGAGCAAGCGTATCTGATCCTGGGCGCCGCGCCGATCGAGGGCCGTTTCTCCGGCGTTGTCGATATTCCGAATGCCTGTGCGACGGTGTACATTCCGACCGAGGTATTCGATTTCCCGGTGATTCCGTCGGCGAGCGGGCCGGTGACCGTCGATCCGGGGCCCGGCGTGCCGCACGCGGCACGTTGATGCCGCGCGGCGGGGACCGGTCAGTCGGCGTGGCGGGCGGTCCCGAGCACCGCGTCGGCGCGCCCGGTACGCAAGGATTCGAGCAGCGCGGTCAGTTCGGCGGTCAGTCGCGGGCGCTCCCGGACGATGCGGTCGAGGTCGCTGCCGTGCAAGCCGCGCTGCATCTTCTGATACGCGAGAGTGCCGCGGCGCGTGCGGGATACGAGGACCCGTCGGCGATCGAGAGAGTCGACCTTGCGCAGCACCAGGTTGTCGGCGACCATCGCGTCGATCAGCCGGGTGAGGCTGGCACCGGTCAGGGGAGTGAGTTCGGCGAGATCCGACATCGATCGTCCGGTGCCGCCGGACAGGGCCGACAGCACGTGCCAGCGGGCCACGGTCGGCTCGCCCAGGCGCGTCATGATCGCGTCGTCGAACTCCTGTGATGCGCGCCGTAACAGGCGCGCGAATTCTTCCAATGCGCCCTCTGCGCTGCTATCGTCCATCGCGGACGAGTATACAGCGCCGTATGGGTAATTTTCATATGAAAATATACGGTGGTGGTTCCGATGCCGCACAGACGATCGGCACACGGCCGCCGGCCGACGGTGGACATCGCCCTGGTGGTACCGCTGAGCGGTCCGGCGGGAATGTTCGGGCCCTCCTGTGAGGCGTGCGCCGCTCTGGCCGTGGCCGATCTCGACGCCGCGGGCGGAATTCTGGACCGGCCGGTGCGACTGCATCCGATCGATGCCGGTGCGCCGCTGCCCGTCCTGGCCGCGCGGGTGCGGCACTGCGTGAGTACCGGCGCGGTCGACGCGGTGGTGGGCTGGCATCTGTCCGACGCCCGGCGGGCGATCACGCCGCATACCGCGGGGCGCGTTCCCTACATCTACACCACCTGCTACGAGGGCGGGGAGGACACGGCCGGGGTCTACATGGTCGGCGAGACCCCGGACCGGCAGCTGTTCCCGGCGCTGCGCTGGTTGCGCGCGGAGTACGGTATCCGGCGCTGGTGCATCGTCGGCAACGACTACGTCTGGCCGCACGAGACCGCGCGGGTGACACGCGAATTCGCGTCCCTGCTCGGAATCGACATCGTCGGTTCGGCATTCGTGCCGCTGGGCGGTCGCGACTTCCGCGGTGTCCTCGACGCCATCCGCACCTCCACCGCCGAGGCGGTGCTGATGTTGATGGTCGGCGCCGACGGCGCGGCGTTCAACCGCGCGTACGCCCGTGCCGGTCTGGACACCGGCCGCATCCGGCTCGGCATGATGATCGGCGAGGATGTGCTGTACGCGAGCGGTCCGGCGGGCACGCGCGGGCTGCTCACCGCGTGCGGATATCTCGAGGGTGTCGCGTCCGCGCCGTCGATGGAGTTCGGCGCCCGCTACGAACGGCTGCTCGGCGCGGAGGCGCCGACT
Encoded here:
- a CDS encoding substrate-binding domain-containing protein: MPHRRSAHGRRPTVDIALVVPLSGPAGMFGPSCEACAALAVADLDAAGGILDRPVRLHPIDAGAPLPVLAARVRHCVSTGAVDAVVGWHLSDARRAITPHTAGRVPYIYTTCYEGGEDTAGVYMVGETPDRQLFPALRWLRAEYGIRRWCIVGNDYVWPHETARVTREFASLLGIDIVGSAFVPLGGRDFRGVLDAIRTSTAEAVLMLMVGADGAAFNRAYARAGLDTGRIRLGMMIGEDVLYASGPAGTRGLLTACGYLEGVASAPSMEFGARYERLLGAEAPTLNNIGESCYEGMLLLAALAERAGSLEVGAIERVAARVGYQGPRGEVRVRGAHTTQPVYLAEVDALDFGLLADLTPPGR
- the fmdA gene encoding formamidase, with protein sequence MPELVFPLDSTKRFTDQAIVGHNRWHPDIPPAVTVKPGDEFRVHVREWFDGAIVNGDSAADILDAPLSTVHCLSGPFAVEGARPGDLLIVDILDIGPIPQEDSGPLAGQGWGYTGIFATDNGGGFLTEQFPDAYKAIWDFSGHTATSRHIPGVSFTGIQHPGLMGTAPSPGLLSTWNAREAALIATDPERVPPLALPPEPRDAVLGSLTGAEYDRVAAEAARTAPPRENGGNQDIKNFTRGSRVFYPVFVDGANLSVGDLHFSQGDGEITFCGAIEMGGYIDLRVDVIKDGMSRYGVTENAIFLPGNEGPVYSQWLAFSGTSVTLDGEQRYLDSQLAFQRACLHAIDYLSSFGYSREQAYLILGAAPIEGRFSGVVDIPNACATVYIPTEVFDFPVIPSASGPVTVDPGPGVPHAAR
- a CDS encoding MarR family winged helix-turn-helix transcriptional regulator, which gives rise to MDDSSAEGALEEFARLLRRASQEFDDAIMTRLGEPTVARWHVLSALSGGTGRSMSDLAELTPLTGASLTRLIDAMVADNLVLRKVDSLDRRRVLVSRTRRGTLAYQKMQRGLHGSDLDRIVRERPRLTAELTALLESLRTGRADAVLGTARHAD